The Vicia villosa cultivar HV-30 ecotype Madison, WI linkage group LG1, Vvil1.0, whole genome shotgun sequence genome includes a region encoding these proteins:
- the LOC131601792 gene encoding uncharacterized protein LOC131601792, which translates to MGRAHNNLMAHEFAERVMELEKAKRGIRQGDPISLMLFVLVMKYLHRCLNSLDNIVLRKFSSATGLNAHPTKCKVYFGGTKPTVKQRILAATGFLKGELPFRGFWIQVFPLPQKVIKQIESICRSFLWSISDIVSKKAHVDRENVCAPKNVGGLNMVALQIWNKAPIAKQLWNIQDKENKLWV; encoded by the exons ATGGGAAGAGCGCACAACAATTTGATGGCGCATGAGTTTGCTGAGAGG GTTATGGAGCTGGAAAAAGCGAAGCGTGGAATACGCCAAGGTGACCCGATATCTCTGATGTTGTTTGTACTTGTGATGAAGTACTTACATAGATGCCTGAACAGCCTGGACAACATT GTGTTACGAAAGTTCTCTAGTGCAACCGGTCTTAATGCTCACCCGACTAAATGCAAGGTCTATTTTGGAGGGACCAAGCCTACTGTCAAACAAAGGATTCTTGCTGCTACTGGTTTCTTGAAAGGTGAATTACCGTTTAG GGGGTTTTGGATTCAAGTTTTTCCGCTGCCACAGAAGGTAATCAAACAAATTGAATCAATTTGTAGGAGTTTCTTGTGGAGTATATCAGATATAGTTAGTAAAAAAGCACATGTTGATAGGGAAAATGTGTGTGCACCAAAGAATGTTGGTGGCTTGAACATGGTTGCACTTCAAATTTGGAACAAGGCCCCGATTGCGAAACAGTTGTGGAATATCCAAGACAAGGAAAACAAGTTATGGGTCTGA